One genomic region from Haloferax litoreum encodes:
- a CDS encoding heavy metal translocating P-type ATPase, with translation MSEHDGRVTDDSGTSTNPPDDCGCDDACDVDIEEGPQSVGATDPDAARSRAEFGVPDMDCPSCAGKVESSVRRLDGIGDIDPQVTTGRLVVDYDPDRTSIGDIRTSIEGAGYAVEDEPAVRTVTLTIPDMDCPSCAGKVRNALGTVSGVLEYDTRPTTGTAIVTISADTDPADVVEAVENAGYEVTGTDADELEDAETNAGPQSVWRSTRAVKTWISGGFLAAGIAVEYLLGLELVVASLLGVSFTLAEVLYIVGAGVGGQAILRNGYYSARNRSLDIDFLMSAAIISAVTASLISPPTSLYFEAATLAFLFSVSELLERYSMDQTRNSLRELMDLSPDEATVRRDGVETVVPVEDVVVGDTVVVKPGEKIPVDGTVLAGDTAVNQAPITGESVPVDKTSGDEVYAGTVNETGYLEVRVDSAAGDDTLSRIVSMVEDAQANKTEREQFVERFSSYYTPFMVVVALSVAAIPPLVFGLDWVTWFVYGITMLVLACPCAFVISTPVSVVSGITSAARNGVLIKGGTHLEAMGAVEAIAIDKTGTLTKGELTVTDVVPLNGNTESDVLRCARGLESRSEHPIGQAIVSHADGNDIDGRDVSGFESITGKGVRAELDGVPHFAGKPGLFEELDFHLDHVHVTDPDDTLSDDVRALCDRQGCLNLVEDTIPRLQAQGKTVVLVGRVGQSPTGSRTQSGDTEYELEGIVAVADEVRPDAKATVAKLREFGLSVIMLTGDNEGTARAIAEQVGVDDFRAGLLPEDKVAAVEGLLDEYDSVAMVGDGINDAPALATSTVGIAMGAAGTDTALETADIALMADDLSKLPYLYELSHQANHVIRQNIWASLAIKAVLAVGVPFGYVSVALAVLAGDAGMTLGVTGNAMRLARIRPADGSESVE, from the coding sequence ATGAGCGAACACGACGGACGTGTCACGGACGACTCGGGCACGTCCACGAACCCACCGGACGACTGCGGGTGTGACGACGCCTGCGACGTCGACATCGAGGAGGGTCCGCAGTCGGTGGGTGCGACAGACCCAGACGCCGCTCGAAGTCGGGCGGAGTTCGGCGTCCCCGACATGGACTGTCCCTCCTGTGCCGGCAAAGTCGAGTCGAGCGTCCGTCGACTCGACGGTATCGGAGACATCGACCCGCAGGTGACGACGGGCCGACTCGTCGTGGATTACGACCCCGACCGGACGAGCATCGGCGACATCCGAACCAGCATCGAGGGCGCGGGGTACGCCGTCGAAGACGAACCAGCGGTACGAACGGTCACTCTCACGATTCCGGATATGGATTGTCCGTCCTGTGCGGGAAAAGTCAGAAACGCCCTCGGAACTGTCTCTGGCGTCCTCGAATACGACACACGCCCGACGACGGGCACCGCAATCGTCACCATCTCGGCCGACACGGACCCTGCAGACGTCGTCGAAGCGGTCGAAAACGCCGGGTACGAGGTCACCGGAACCGACGCCGACGAACTCGAAGACGCAGAGACAAACGCCGGGCCGCAGAGCGTCTGGCGGAGTACGCGCGCGGTGAAAACGTGGATTAGCGGCGGGTTCCTCGCGGCGGGTATCGCCGTGGAGTACCTCCTCGGCTTGGAACTCGTCGTGGCGTCGCTCCTCGGTGTCTCGTTCACGCTCGCAGAAGTCCTCTACATCGTCGGTGCCGGTGTCGGTGGGCAGGCTATCCTCCGAAACGGCTACTACTCCGCTCGGAACCGCAGTCTCGACATCGACTTCCTGATGTCGGCGGCGATTATCAGCGCCGTGACGGCGAGTCTCATCTCGCCGCCCACGAGTCTCTACTTCGAAGCGGCGACGCTCGCGTTCCTCTTTAGCGTCTCGGAACTCCTCGAACGGTACTCGATGGACCAAACGCGGAACTCGCTGCGCGAACTGATGGACCTCTCGCCGGACGAGGCGACAGTTCGACGCGACGGCGTCGAGACAGTCGTCCCAGTCGAAGACGTCGTCGTCGGTGACACCGTCGTCGTCAAACCCGGCGAGAAGATACCAGTCGATGGAACCGTCCTCGCTGGCGACACTGCCGTCAACCAAGCGCCAATCACCGGGGAATCGGTCCCCGTCGACAAGACCAGCGGCGACGAGGTGTACGCCGGCACCGTCAACGAGACGGGGTATCTGGAGGTCCGCGTCGACTCTGCCGCCGGCGACGACACACTCTCGCGTATCGTCTCGATGGTGGAAGACGCACAGGCGAACAAGACCGAACGCGAGCAGTTCGTCGAGCGTTTCTCGTCGTACTACACGCCGTTCATGGTCGTCGTCGCACTCTCTGTCGCCGCGATTCCACCGCTCGTGTTCGGCCTCGACTGGGTGACGTGGTTCGTCTACGGTATCACGATGCTCGTCCTCGCGTGCCCGTGTGCGTTCGTCATCTCGACGCCCGTCTCGGTCGTCTCCGGCATCACCTCGGCGGCACGAAACGGCGTCCTCATCAAAGGCGGGACGCACCTCGAAGCGATGGGGGCAGTCGAAGCCATCGCCATCGACAAGACGGGAACACTCACCAAGGGTGAACTCACCGTCACCGACGTGGTGCCGCTGAATGGGAACACCGAATCTGACGTGCTTCGGTGCGCCCGCGGCCTCGAATCGCGGAGCGAACACCCCATCGGTCAGGCAATCGTCTCGCACGCAGACGGGAACGACATCGACGGCAGGGACGTCTCCGGATTCGAGAGCATTACCGGGAAAGGCGTCCGCGCCGAACTCGACGGGGTCCCGCACTTCGCCGGCAAACCCGGTCTCTTCGAGGAACTCGACTTCCACCTCGACCACGTCCACGTCACCGACCCGGACGACACGCTCTCGGACGACGTTCGCGCACTCTGCGACAGACAGGGATGTCTCAACCTCGTCGAAGATACGATTCCCCGTCTGCAGGCGCAAGGGAAGACTGTCGTCCTCGTCGGCAGAGTCGGGCAAAGCCCGACAGGCAGCCGGACGCAGTCCGGCGATACCGAATACGAACTCGAAGGTATCGTCGCCGTCGCCGACGAAGTCCGCCCGGACGCGAAAGCGACTGTCGCCAAACTCCGCGAGTTCGGTCTCTCCGTGATTATGCTCACCGGTGACAACGAGGGGACGGCACGCGCCATCGCAGAACAGGTGGGCGTCGACGACTTCCGCGCTGGCCTCCTTCCGGAGGACAAGGTTGCCGCCGTAGAAGGACTCCTCGACGAGTACGACTCGGTTGCCATGGTCGGTGACGGCATCAACGACGCCCCCGCGTTGGCAACGTCGACGGTCGGTATCGCGATGGGTGCTGCGGGGACTGACACTGCACTGGAGACGGCAGATATCGCGCTCATGGCCGACGACCTGTCCAAACTCCCGTACCTCTACGAACTGTCGCATCAGGCGAACCA